In bacterium, a genomic segment contains:
- the thyX gene encoding FAD-dependent thymidylate synthase encodes MNIIPPCVMIEDTINGEEILKKLEKYGRTCYKSEGKITTDSAQGFVKFLIEHGHETVLEHEKVTVRVICDRGVSHEIVRHRIASYSQESTRYCNYSKNKFGHEITCIDPCFWKAESTENRQKHEVWKKAMEEAEKAYLRLLELGATPQEARSVLPNSLKTEIVITMNLREWRHFFKLRTPVAGHPQMVEVARQLLDEFKGKIPVIFDDITY; translated from the coding sequence ATGAATATCATACCGCCTTGTGTAATGATTGAAGATACCATTAATGGCGAGGAAATATTGAAAAAACTTGAAAAATATGGACGGACTTGCTATAAAAGTGAAGGAAAGATTACCACTGATTCTGCTCAGGGGTTTGTGAAATTTCTCATCGAGCACGGCCACGAAACCGTGCTGGAGCATGAGAAAGTTACGGTCAGAGTCATCTGCGACCGGGGTGTGAGTCATGAAATAGTCAGGCACAGGATAGCCAGTTACAGCCAGGAAAGCACACGTTACTGTAATTACAGCAAGAACAAGTTCGGCCATGAAATAACCTGCATCGATCCCTGCTTCTGGAAGGCCGAAAGCACTGAGAACAGGCAAAAACACGAAGTATGGAAAAAGGCTATGGAAGAGGCCGAGAAAGCCTACCTGAGACTCCTTGAACTGGGAGCTACTCCCCAGGAGGCCAGGAGCGTGCTGCCCAATTCTCTCAAGACCGAGATAGTTATTACCATGAACCTGCGTGAATGGAGGCATTTTTTTAAACTGAGAACCCCGGTTGCCGGACACCCCCAGATGGTCGAGGTGGCCAGGCAGCTCCTCGATGAATTCAAAGGAAAAATCCCGGTCATTTTTGACGATATTACCTATTAA
- a CDS encoding HEPN domain-containing protein, whose translation MIRSVSAIHFKGACYHSQQSIEKAIKAMLFTRGWELERVPSIERLAAIGEDYKISLNISDEEVIFIDTIYRGGYPVEAGLLPLGEPSGNDAGKAVSIARRVFNDIKAAMTGQGLAAEEQAE comes from the coding sequence ATGATTCGTTCTGTAAGTGCCATTCACTTTAAAGGCGCTTGCTATCATTCTCAGCAGAGTATCGAGAAAGCTATCAAAGCAATGCTGTTTACCAGGGGCTGGGAGTTGGAAAGGGTGCCCAGCATCGAACGGCTGGCAGCTATCGGAGAGGATTACAAGATATCCCTCAACATCTCTGATGAGGAAGTAATCTTTATCGATACGATTTACCGGGGAGGGTATCCTGTTGAAGCCGGTCTCCTCCCTTTGGGAGAGCCATCAGGAAATGATGCAGGGAAAGCCGTCAGCATTGCCAGACGAGTATTCAACGACATAAAGGCGGCAATGACCGGCCAGGGATTAGCTGCCGAAGAGCAAGCTGAATAG
- the sppA gene encoding signal peptide peptidase SppA, translated as MKNILKYYLMIVGFLTTLFMLLLAVFIFSLISNIGKVSLRMEEKEELAADQPFYLELNLVGDVQDQEVSEFGWFIQLIEEQPRFQLYDLITTIDQASRDGRIKGLVIRNLDMQASMNSFFELSDALNRFRKQGKKVYVFLNEADNQNYLLASAADRIFLQKEGSLYIPGISGSFMYVKDTLAKVGVEADFLRAGRYKSAPEMFTSNAMSEDTRKVYTELLSDIQETFITTLVKNRKLSREEVTGCLNKALITAREALQRKLVDNLSYHDEFLEIVEKKLFPEIEPLSFSTYARVSPSSVKGLKVDTDKKIAMIIANGLIQMSPQEHQIKEPSILPSQILKELEEVEEDPDIKALIIRVNSQGGSALASDIIWERVRKLNAKKPVFVSMGSVAASGGYYISMSAGQIYAGPTTLTGSIGVFGGKFVVSDLLDKIGAHTEIIAFSDGASLFSPIQTFTPNQRREFDEFLQNTYRSFVTKASLSRNKKYEELDEVAQGRVWTGRQARQVGLVDGIGGYHEVIQAVKKKIGLGKDVVPTIVPITIEPESLLDILRTLRPFLRERFGLCSSSDVKLTKKVEYLKTLNNLLCRERSLYLMPFLAEIQ; from the coding sequence ATGAAGAATATCCTCAAATATTACCTGATGATCGTTGGATTCCTGACTACCCTGTTCATGCTGCTTTTGGCAGTTTTCATTTTCAGTTTAATCAGTAACATCGGCAAGGTCTCCCTGCGCATGGAAGAGAAAGAAGAGCTTGCGGCTGATCAGCCTTTTTATCTGGAGTTGAATCTGGTGGGGGATGTTCAGGACCAGGAGGTTTCGGAGTTTGGCTGGTTTATCCAGCTCATTGAAGAGCAGCCAAGATTCCAGCTCTACGACCTGATCACTACCATAGATCAGGCATCCCGCGATGGACGGATCAAGGGGCTGGTCATCAGGAATCTGGACATGCAGGCATCCATGAATTCCTTTTTCGAGTTGAGCGATGCCTTGAACCGTTTCCGGAAGCAGGGTAAAAAGGTCTATGTTTTTTTAAACGAAGCTGACAATCAGAACTACCTGCTGGCCTCGGCGGCGGACAGGATATTTCTCCAGAAAGAGGGAAGTCTGTATATACCAGGCATTTCCGGCTCATTTATGTACGTAAAAGATACCCTGGCCAAGGTGGGAGTCGAAGCTGACTTTCTCCGGGCAGGAAGGTATAAGAGCGCTCCGGAAATGTTTACATCCAATGCCATGTCTGAGGATACCCGGAAAGTATACACGGAGCTTTTGAGTGATATCCAGGAGACTTTTATCACCACCCTGGTTAAAAACAGAAAATTATCCAGAGAGGAAGTAACCGGGTGCCTCAACAAAGCCCTGATCACGGCCAGGGAAGCCCTCCAGCGAAAGCTGGTAGATAACCTCTCCTATCATGACGAATTCCTTGAAATTGTAGAGAAGAAACTCTTTCCGGAGATTGAGCCCTTGAGCTTCAGCACCTACGCCAGGGTTTCGCCTTCATCCGTCAAAGGGCTCAAGGTTGATACGGATAAAAAGATTGCCATGATTATCGCCAACGGCCTGATTCAGATGTCACCCCAGGAGCATCAGATCAAAGAGCCTTCCATCCTGCCTTCCCAGATACTCAAGGAACTGGAGGAGGTCGAGGAAGATCCCGACATTAAAGCCCTGATTATCCGGGTAAACAGCCAGGGAGGCTCAGCCCTGGCTTCAGACATCATCTGGGAGAGAGTCAGAAAGCTGAATGCCAAAAAGCCCGTTTTCGTATCTATGGGCTCCGTAGCAGCATCAGGCGGCTACTACATTTCCATGAGTGCAGGTCAGATTTATGCTGGCCCGACCACCCTCACCGGCTCTATCGGTGTTTTTGGCGGCAAGTTTGTGGTCAGCGATCTTTTGGACAAGATCGGTGCTCATACGGAAATTATTGCCTTTAGTGATGGGGCGTCATTGTTCTCCCCCATTCAGACCTTCACTCCAAACCAGCGCAGGGAGTTTGATGAGTTTCTTCAGAATACCTACCGGAGCTTTGTTACCAAGGCATCTTTGAGCCGGAATAAAAAGTATGAGGAGCTGGACGAAGTCGCCCAGGGCCGGGTCTGGACCGGCCGGCAGGCCCGGCAGGTTGGCCTGGTGGACGGTATTGGCGGCTATCATGAAGTCATTCAGGCTGTCAAGAAAAAGATCGGTTTGGGCAAGGATGTAGTCCCGACCATTGTCCCCATCACAATCGAGCCGGAAAGCCTGCTGGATATTCTGCGCACTCTCCGCCCCTTCCTGAGAGAGAGATTCGGTCTTTGCTCATCCTCTGATGTGAAACTGACGAAAAAGGTTGAATATCTGAAGACGCTCAATAATCTTCTCTGCCGGGAGAGGTCTTTGTATTTAATGCCATTCCTGGCAGAGATTCAATAG
- a CDS encoding tetratricopeptide repeat protein: MINIAISLLFGVGTFFLLHFALPGHWVIGIILGQIAAIAVFFLLARLVMKKVTAVIEQANEELTKGQFDRAINVLEGGFKYQYRHPFIASQLNSQIGVIQYYKKDFKKAEEYLSRGIASHYIGQCMLGILYMKKKDEENMNKAFRAATRASGRESIVWSLYAYCLSSLGKKDEAIEVLNKGLKRLPGDENIKANLTALQNNQKMKMRAYKDMWSIFMLEKTIVRQQPPKFVRGGGSGSVRKIYRR, encoded by the coding sequence ATGATCAATATTGCCATTTCCCTGCTCTTCGGTGTTGGAACCTTCTTTCTCCTCCATTTTGCCCTTCCCGGTCATTGGGTTATCGGGATCATTTTGGGGCAGATTGCGGCTATCGCCGTTTTTTTCCTGCTGGCCAGACTCGTGATGAAAAAGGTTACTGCCGTTATTGAACAGGCCAATGAAGAGTTGACCAAAGGGCAATTTGACCGGGCTATCAATGTCCTGGAAGGCGGGTTCAAATACCAGTACCGGCATCCCTTTATTGCCTCTCAGCTCAATTCTCAAATCGGAGTGATACAATATTATAAAAAGGATTTCAAAAAGGCTGAAGAGTATCTTAGCAGGGGGATTGCCAGCCATTACATCGGGCAGTGCATGCTGGGTATTTTGTACATGAAGAAAAAGGACGAGGAAAATATGAACAAAGCCTTCAGGGCTGCTACCCGCGCCTCCGGCAGGGAGAGTATCGTCTGGTCCCTGTATGCCTACTGCCTGAGCAGCCTCGGGAAGAAGGACGAAGCCATCGAGGTCCTCAACAAGGGGCTGAAGCGGCTGCCAGGTGACGAGAATATCAAGGCTAATCTCACGGCCCTTCAGAATAACCAGAAGATGAAGATGCGGGCTTATAAAGATATGTGGTCAATCTTCATGCTGGAAAAGACCATTGTCCGTCAGCAGCCTCCCAAATTTGTCCGCGGCGGCGGCAGCGGCAGCGTTCGAAAAATATATCGGAGATAG
- a CDS encoding EFR1 family ferrodoxin (N-terminal region resembles flavodoxins. C-terminal ferrodoxin region binds two 4Fe-4S clusters.), producing MKTILFYFTGTGNSLKLARDVARELGSTELWPIARFVQRGGPIPVSADRIGIVCPVYAWGLPLIVPRFIHELVVERCAYIFGLVTCGGFPAATLKQMDHLLKEKGLKLSAGFSVQLPGNYTPLYGAIPENRQTKLFSKAEARLKKIAETIREGRTARIESNSFLVNLLFSGLIYRKGIPRFPGGDSEFWLNEKCNGCGICARVCPVNNIVMKGGRPQWQHHCERCLACLQWCPEEAVECGKNTPGRKRYRHPAITVEDIVQQK from the coding sequence GTGAAAACGATCCTTTTTTATTTTACCGGCACGGGAAACTCACTCAAGCTGGCCAGGGATGTGGCAAGGGAACTGGGTTCAACGGAGCTTTGGCCAATCGCAAGATTTGTGCAAAGAGGCGGCCCCATACCTGTTTCAGCCGACCGGATAGGCATTGTCTGTCCCGTGTATGCCTGGGGATTGCCGTTGATTGTTCCCCGGTTTATCCACGAGCTGGTAGTGGAAAGATGTGCGTATATCTTCGGTCTGGTTACCTGTGGCGGATTTCCCGCAGCGACCCTGAAACAGATGGATCATCTGCTCAAAGAAAAAGGACTGAAGCTATCGGCAGGATTCAGTGTGCAATTGCCGGGTAACTATACCCCGTTGTATGGGGCGATTCCCGAAAACAGGCAAACCAAATTGTTCTCAAAGGCAGAAGCCAGACTGAAGAAGATCGCGGAAACAATCAGAGAAGGCAGGACGGCAAGGATTGAGTCGAACTCCTTCCTGGTGAATCTGCTGTTTTCCGGTCTCATTTACCGGAAAGGCATACCCCGGTTCCCTGGAGGGGACAGCGAATTCTGGTTGAATGAAAAATGCAATGGATGCGGGATCTGCGCCAGAGTCTGTCCGGTAAATAACATTGTCATGAAGGGAGGGAGGCCGCAGTGGCAGCATCACTGCGAGCGATGTCTGGCCTGCCTGCAATGGTGTCCGGAGGAAGCTGTCGAGTGTGGAAAGAATACCCCCGGACGGAAAAGGTACCGGCATCCGGCAATAACCGTCGAGGATATTGTTCAGCAAAAATGA
- a CDS encoding DEAD/DEAH box helicase, whose product MTKTFEKLSASYAQLSSLEQTVIQMLSIIYEPTHQTALLNCLRSSGIRAPEGRALDNQDVRSALVVLRKKGFIGDQVVCHPAFVEEATTLAVESGRFPAMIKAVQAQFPAPYWGQSPDRCIREIRIGVYSHDPDHVRKFYNIGYTHFPQTFARKKILAMICNSPFRPAWFRQLPLGIRVTALEEIAVLALRDLTHPEKITGLLNEYRDLSREQFGSYFRDALAAVLLFRGRLDDALEVVKKDQGLMYVRLIEGWCDFLRGNNDQAIARYQNFLKEHRKGAGRKKLFFNHVSGIFYLLALLKTGQAAYSREILDCIRNVEEKQQYDNEYPDAYQALKATLLSQQGQAEEARIIFSLLKNAPPDDSISRLFSILAVYWITRELNADQVSMLEAIFSKAEEGGYLWFSLESANLLAALFPREQKYRKRVEEIQAQTGMHSILGIIRYEAEWERSLTALTNLVAGAPADKGKAVGESRLIWRLGIDQNYCRFQPVEQKLTKSGQWSKGRPVALSRLYSRKDLPFLTPQDQKICATLSMERDYWETSYHFNWPKTLTAMIGHPLLFHADKPDLRMELMPGSLELLVERQGNQFQIRFSEDSKRIADHDIILVQEGKTRYRVIEVTPQHRAIAKILGPDGLKVPAEAKDRVLSTTSALASVVTVQSMVEGRMENVEEVAPDTRIHVHLLPAGYGFHLEMLVKPLSLGGPYLKPGLGGKNIMAEIEGKRVQTTRNLQQERAKAKEVVDACPVLASLDEGDFEWLIEETEDCLQTLLDLQQIEGIQVEWPEGEKLKLVSRQLSFDQMRLRIHRERDWFGVSGELQLDESKVLDMRRLLELMEAAPGRFIPLGEGQFLALTNEFRRRLDELKAFSDPTAKGVRFHPLTSLALREFTDSVGSLEADEAWREHLGRIDRSQNLRAKVPSTLQAQLRDYQVDGFMWLAQLAKWGVGACLADDMGLGKTVQALAMILERAGGGPTLVVAPTSVCMNWVEEAHRFAPTLQIVQFSGKDRKKQLEGLGAFDVLVTSYSLLQIESDILSEIHWQTVVLDEAQAIKNMATKRSQAAMSLEAGFKMITTGTPIENHLGELWNLFHFLNPGLLGSLEKFNQRFGIPIEKYQDKEARKRLKKLIQPFILRRIKSQVLEELPPRTEITLHVEMNSEEIAFYEALRQDALTRIERLAGPPGQKHLHILAEIMKLRRACCNVRLVDPGLSMESSKMALLAEVVEELLENRHKALIFSQFVDHLSLIREFLDEKGISYQYLDGSTPVRERRRRIDAFQTGEGDLFLISLRAGGFGLNLTAADFVIHMDPWWNPAVEDQASDRAHRIGQQRPVTVYRLVTRHTIEEKIVNLHEEKRDLASNLLDGSDMTGKMSADELLQLIREQ is encoded by the coding sequence ATGACCAAAACATTCGAAAAGCTGTCAGCATCGTATGCGCAACTATCATCTTTGGAACAGACGGTCATCCAGATGCTGTCGATCATCTATGAACCGACCCATCAGACAGCGCTCTTGAACTGCCTGCGCAGCAGCGGTATCAGAGCACCTGAAGGAAGGGCTCTGGACAACCAGGATGTAAGGAGTGCATTGGTCGTACTCAGAAAAAAGGGGTTTATCGGCGATCAGGTCGTGTGCCATCCGGCCTTTGTGGAGGAAGCCACTACTCTGGCGGTGGAAAGCGGACGGTTCCCGGCCATGATCAAAGCGGTCCAGGCCCAGTTTCCAGCTCCATACTGGGGGCAATCTCCTGACCGATGCATCCGTGAAATACGCATCGGGGTATACAGCCACGACCCGGATCATGTCAGAAAGTTTTATAACATCGGCTACACGCATTTTCCCCAGACTTTTGCCCGAAAAAAGATCCTGGCCATGATCTGCAACAGCCCATTTCGCCCTGCCTGGTTTCGTCAGCTCCCGTTAGGCATTCGAGTTACAGCCCTTGAAGAAATCGCCGTTCTGGCCCTGCGGGATTTGACCCATCCTGAAAAAATCACCGGGCTGTTGAATGAATACCGCGATCTTTCCCGGGAGCAATTCGGATCATATTTCCGGGATGCCCTGGCTGCTGTCTTACTTTTTCGGGGCAGGCTGGATGATGCCCTGGAGGTCGTTAAAAAAGATCAGGGACTCATGTATGTGCGTCTTATTGAAGGATGGTGTGATTTTCTCCGGGGGAATAATGACCAGGCCATTGCCCGATATCAGAATTTCCTGAAGGAGCATCGAAAAGGGGCAGGCCGCAAAAAGCTCTTCTTTAACCATGTAAGTGGAATATTCTACCTTCTGGCCCTGCTGAAGACCGGACAGGCTGCTTACTCACGGGAGATACTCGACTGCATCCGCAATGTGGAAGAAAAGCAGCAGTATGATAACGAGTACCCTGATGCGTATCAGGCACTGAAAGCCACCCTGCTTTCGCAGCAGGGCCAGGCTGAAGAAGCCAGAATCATATTTTCCCTGCTGAAGAACGCACCGCCGGATGATAGCATATCCAGGCTTTTTTCTATTCTGGCTGTCTACTGGATAACCAGAGAGCTGAATGCCGATCAGGTATCCATGCTCGAAGCGATTTTTTCCAAAGCGGAGGAAGGCGGCTATCTCTGGTTTTCCCTGGAATCCGCCAATCTCCTGGCCGCTCTTTTCCCCAGGGAGCAGAAGTACCGGAAGCGGGTCGAGGAAATTCAGGCCCAGACAGGCATGCACTCTATCCTGGGTATTATTCGCTATGAAGCCGAGTGGGAGCGCTCACTCACGGCCCTGACCAATCTGGTGGCCGGTGCTCCTGCGGATAAGGGTAAAGCAGTCGGGGAATCGCGCCTTATCTGGCGGCTTGGCATTGACCAAAACTATTGCCGCTTTCAGCCCGTGGAACAAAAGCTCACCAAGAGCGGACAGTGGTCCAAGGGCCGTCCGGTCGCTCTCAGCAGGCTTTACTCACGAAAGGACCTGCCCTTTCTGACACCCCAGGATCAGAAGATCTGCGCCACCCTTTCGATGGAGCGTGATTATTGGGAGACAAGCTATCACTTCAACTGGCCAAAGACCCTGACAGCCATGATCGGCCATCCGCTCCTGTTCCATGCAGATAAACCGGACCTTCGGATGGAGCTTATGCCCGGCAGTCTGGAGCTTCTGGTTGAACGGCAGGGAAACCAGTTCCAGATCAGGTTCTCCGAAGATTCGAAACGTATTGCCGATCACGATATCATCCTGGTTCAGGAAGGGAAGACCAGGTATCGGGTCATTGAAGTCACTCCCCAGCACCGGGCCATAGCCAAGATTCTCGGTCCGGATGGCCTGAAGGTGCCTGCCGAAGCCAAAGACAGGGTTCTCAGCACCACATCTGCCCTTGCTTCTGTGGTTACGGTGCAGTCGATGGTTGAGGGCAGGATGGAAAATGTCGAGGAGGTAGCGCCGGACACCAGGATCCATGTTCATCTTCTTCCTGCCGGATACGGGTTCCATCTGGAGATGCTGGTCAAGCCACTGTCTCTGGGAGGGCCTTACCTTAAGCCGGGTCTGGGAGGAAAGAATATCATGGCCGAGATCGAGGGGAAGCGGGTTCAGACCACCCGGAACCTTCAGCAGGAGCGGGCAAAGGCCAAAGAGGTGGTTGATGCCTGCCCGGTCCTGGCCAGTCTGGATGAAGGCGACTTCGAGTGGCTCATCGAGGAAACGGAGGATTGCCTTCAGACACTGCTCGATCTCCAGCAGATCGAAGGTATTCAGGTTGAATGGCCGGAGGGAGAGAAATTGAAGCTGGTCAGCCGTCAGCTCTCTTTTGACCAGATGAGGCTGCGGATACACCGGGAGAGAGACTGGTTCGGCGTCAGCGGTGAGCTGCAGCTCGATGAATCGAAGGTGCTTGACATGCGAAGGCTCCTTGAGCTTATGGAAGCTGCACCCGGACGGTTCATTCCCCTGGGGGAAGGCCAGTTTCTGGCCCTGACCAATGAATTCCGCAGGCGGCTGGATGAGTTGAAAGCCTTCTCCGATCCGACTGCCAAGGGAGTGAGGTTTCATCCTCTGACCTCGCTTGCCTTACGGGAATTTACCGACAGCGTCGGCTCTCTGGAAGCGGATGAAGCCTGGCGGGAGCACCTGGGGCGGATCGACCGTTCGCAGAACCTGCGGGCCAAGGTTCCTTCGACCTTGCAGGCGCAACTGCGCGATTACCAGGTTGACGGCTTTATGTGGCTGGCCCAGTTGGCCAAATGGGGGGTCGGTGCCTGCCTTGCTGACGATATGGGCCTGGGAAAGACCGTTCAGGCCCTGGCTATGATTCTGGAGCGGGCTGGGGGCGGGCCGACCCTGGTTGTCGCTCCCACCTCGGTCTGCATGAACTGGGTGGAGGAAGCGCATCGCTTTGCCCCGACCCTGCAAATTGTCCAGTTTTCGGGAAAAGACCGAAAGAAGCAGCTTGAGGGGCTGGGAGCCTTCGATGTTCTGGTCACCAGTTACTCTCTGCTGCAGATAGAGTCGGACATCCTTTCCGAAATCCACTGGCAGACTGTTGTTCTCGATGAGGCCCAGGCTATTAAAAATATGGCCACCAAAAGATCGCAGGCCGCCATGTCCCTCGAAGCAGGTTTTAAAATGATCACCACCGGAACCCCGATCGAAAATCACCTGGGTGAGCTGTGGAACCTCTTTCATTTCCTCAATCCGGGTTTGCTGGGGTCTTTGGAAAAGTTCAATCAGCGGTTCGGTATCCCGATCGAAAAATATCAGGACAAGGAGGCCAGGAAACGGCTCAAGAAACTGATCCAGCCCTTTATCCTGCGAAGAATCAAGAGCCAGGTGCTGGAAGAGCTTCCGCCGCGCACGGAAATCACCCTGCATGTTGAAATGAACAGCGAGGAAATCGCCTTCTACGAGGCCCTGCGACAGGATGCCCTCACCCGGATTGAGAGGCTTGCGGGTCCGCCGGGGCAGAAGCACCTGCATATCCTGGCAGAAATCATGAAGCTGCGCCGGGCCTGCTGCAATGTGCGGCTGGTCGACCCCGGCCTCAGCATGGAAAGCTCCAAAATGGCGCTTCTGGCCGAAGTCGTGGAGGAGCTTCTCGAAAACCGGCACAAGGCACTGATATTCAGCCAGTTTGTCGATCACTTATCCCTCATCAGGGAATTTCTGGATGAGAAGGGGATATCCTACCAGTACCTTGATGGCAGCACTCCGGTCAGAGAGCGAAGGCGGCGGATCGACGCCTTTCAGACCGGCGAGGGGGACCTCTTTCTGATCAGCCTGAGGGCCGGAGGGTTTGGGCTGAACCTGACAGCGGCGGATTTCGTGATTCACATGGACCCCTGGTGGAATCCGGCTGTCGAGGATCAGGCCTCGGACCGGGCGCATAGAATCGGGCAGCAGCGCCCGGTGACTGTCTACCGGCTGGTCACCCGGCATACGATAGAAGAAAAAATCGTCAACCTGCACGAAGAAAAACGGGACCTGGCTTCCAACCTCCTGGATGGCAGCGATATGACCGGCAAAATGTCCGCCGACGAACTGCTCCAGTTGATCCGGGAGCAGTAG